The stretch of DNA GAGGAGGCGGTCCGCGCCGAATCGTCGGACTGCGCTGGCCAGGACCCGGTCCGTGTGGTCCGTGGACCCGTTGTTCAGGGCGAAGATCCTGGCGGGGCCGAGGTCGCTTGCGTACAGGGAATCCAGGGTTGCGGCCAGGAGGTCCGCCTTGTTCCATGAGTAGACCAGCACGGCCGCCTCGCCGCAGGCTTCCGGGGCTGCCACGGGAGCGGGACGGAAAATGTCGTGGAGCTTGAGGGTCAGGTTGACGTGCCAGGGGATGGCCTGCCACAGCCCGGCCAGCGCTCCCTTGGCCTCGCCGGTGCGGCCCAGGCGCAGCAAGGTTTCGCCGCCCGCATAGGCCCGCCACAGCCCCCACAGATTCGGATCGAGGGCCTCGATGACCGGCAGGGCTTCCTCGGGCGGCAGGCAGTGGAAGGCCCGGTCCGCTTCGAAGCGCGCTCGCAGGGGCAGGGTTGGGCCGGTCCATTTGACCATGTCCAGGGCGGCCATGGCGATCTCGGGACGATCCAGGTGGAGGAGGTCCCTCCAAATGAAATGCAGCCAGCCGAGCCCTTTGGCCGGGTCGCCCAGGACCACGGCCAGAAATCGCAGGATCAGCCCTCGGTCGTCCTGCCGGGCCAGATCGTACCAGACCTCCGTGGCCTCGCCCTCTTCGGGCCTGCCGAGGTCGGCGGACAAGACCATGAGGCGGGCCAGGGTGGGGTCCGCCTTGAGCCCCAGGTTGACCGCCTTGACCGCCCATCGGGCCAGCTTCGGATCGAGCGGGTGGGCCTGCATGCCCCACAGGGCCATGCCCACGGCCGCGGACCGGCAGCCGGGATGCTTCTCGCTCAGGATGAACAGGCCGGGCAGCAATCCGGCCAGAGCCTCGGGCAGCCCCATGCCCAGTTGCCAGCCGGAAAAATGGCGTGAGAAGGCGGGCTCGACGGGCGCGCAGGGCGGCAGGATATGTGGGAAGGCGAAACGGTTCATACGGTTGCCGATTAGCAGAAATTCGGGGTTCGGGCCAGTCAGCCGGTCGGTCCGGCCGCGACTTTGAGGTCGTCGAGGATGATTTGCGCGGCCCGGCCCGGTGCGCCGGGATCGCCGACCATGGTGCGCAGGACCTTGAGGCCGTTTTTGATCTCGTCATAGGCCGTCGCGTCGTCCAGCCAGGTCCGGGCGGTGCGGGCCAGGTTCTCGGCCGAGGCCTTCTTGCCGATGAATTCGGGGTAGATTTCACGCCCCAGGATCAGGTTGGGCAGCGAGATGTATTGGACGTTGACGAGCATCCGGGCGATCAGTTCGGACAGGGGCGAGACCTTGTAGGCCACCAGCACCGGGGTGCCGATGAGGGCCGTTTCCAGGGTCACCGTGCCCGAGGCGGCCATGATGAACCGGCATGACCGGAAGGTTTCATAGCGTTCATCCGGGGAGACGAAGGATACCGGGATGTCCTCGGGCCACAGGGAGCGCAGCAGGGATTCATCCAGGCCCGGTGCGCGGACCAGCACGTATTCCAGATCGGGATGGGCTCCGGCCAGTTGCCGGGCCGCGTCCGCGAAGACTGGCAACAGGGCGGAGACTTCCTTGGTTCGGCTGCCCGGCAGCAGCCCGATGCGGTTGTCCCGCACCGGCATTTCATCCAGCCGGTCCAAGGGGAGCACGTCCATGAGTGGATGGCCCACATAGGCCACATCCATGCCGTACCCGGCATAGAAATCTTGCTCGAAGGGCAGGATGCAGATGACCTTGCGGACGAACTCGCGCAGGAATGTAGCCCGACCCGAACGCCAGGCCCAGACTTGCGGGCTGATATAATAATAGACTGGGATGCCTAGTTTTTTTGCCATGCGGGCAATGCGGAAGTTGAACTCCGGACAGTCCACCAGGACAATGGCCCGGGGGCGGATGGCCGCAAGCTCGTTCTTGATCGTTCCGAGCAGCTTGAGGATGCGCGGCAGGCCGCCCAGGATTTCGGTGATACCGACCAGGGATATTTCGCGCATGGAATGGCGCGTCGTCAGCCCTTCCTGTTCCATGGCCGGGCCGCCCATGCCGGTGAAGGACACATCGGGGGCCAGGGCCCGGAACGCCTTCATCAGCTCCGCGCCGTGCAGGTCGCCGGAGGCCTCGCCCACGCTGAACCAGATGGGGCCGGATGGATTGCCTTTGTACATGGACAGTTAGTAGCGTATGTCCCGTCCGGCCGCAAGGCGAACCGGCCCCTTGCCCCTTTCCGGGGTTGCCATGGGAGCCGGAGCCCTGTACTACACACTCGCAACGAGAACGCTGGAACGAGGATATATACATGTTGAAAGTCGGAGTGGTCGGACTGGGCCGGATGGGCGGCATCCATCTGCGGAATTATACCGAGATGCCCGGAGTGGAAGTCGTCGGTGTGGTCGATGTGGACGCCAAGGCGCGAGAAGCGGTCGCCGCCCGGTTCGGCGTGCGGACCTTCGCCACCCTGGACGAGTTGTTGGCCTTTGAGCCGGACGCCGTGTCCGTGTGCGTGCCCACCTTTCTGCATCACGAAGCGGGCATGCGCCTCCTGGACCGGGGCGTCTCCGCGATCATCGAAAAGCCTCTGGCGGCGACCGCGGCCGAAGGCGCGGACCTGGTGGCCAAGGCCAGGGAAAAGGGCGCGACCCTCATGGTCGGCCATGTGGAGCGCTTCAACCCGGCCGTGGAGCGGGTCAAATCCCTGCTCGGCGATGACGTCATCTCCGTGCACATCGAGCGGGTCAGCCCATACCCGGTGCGCATTCAGGACGTGGGCGTGATCAAGGATCTCGGGTCCCACGACATCGACCTGATTCGGTACCTGACCGGCTCGGACTTCAAGTCCGTGCACGCGGTCGCTTCCGCCACCTTCGGAGAGCACGAGGACTCCGCCGTGATCACCGCCGAGATGGAAAACGGCATCCTGGCCCAGATCACCACCAACTGGGTGACGCCGTTCCGGGGCCGCCGGATCAGCGTGGCCTGCAAGTCCCGATTTGTGGCCGCCGATCTGATCGCCCAGAGCGTCACGGAATACTCGCCTTTTTCCGAGACCGAGAAGACCTACTCCGTGCGCGAGTGGCCGGTTGTGGCCCGCGAACCCATCAAGGCCGAGCTGATCGCCTTCCTGGACGCCCTGCGCAACAATACCCCGGCTCCCATTACCGGCGAGGACGGCCTTGAAGTGCTCAAGACTTTCGAGCGCATCTTCGACGGGTTGAACAAATAGCGCGTCTGCCATCCGCGACGAAAAAGGGCCGCTCCTTCGGGAGCGGCCCTTTTTCGTCGTCGGTTTTCATCATTCCACGATCGGCCATCGGGTTTTTGCCGTCGCCGCACGGAGCGGGAACAACGGCCCGGGCCCATGGGGGCCGACGTCGTTTTGCGGAGAGAGAAGCGGGTGGGGGCCGTTACTTGCTGGCCACGGGAACCGGCATGGCCGGGGGCGTGCCGTCTTCCGGTTGGTTGACGCTGATGTAGTCCACCACTTCGGCCAATCCGTTCACTTCCGAAGCGATGGCCAGGGCGGCGGTCTTCTGGCTGTAATCGGTGGTTCGGCCGATGAGGATGGCGTGACGGCGGATGACCTCCACGCGGAGATCCGTGCCCTCAAGGCGCTTGGTCTCATCGAACCGCTCGGCCAGTTCTTTGTGCAGCAGTTCGTCGCGGGCCGCGTCGCTGGCGGCCTGTCTGGCCGGGGGAACGGGGTAGAATTTGCAGGTGATGGTCCGGATGCCTTCCACCGTGGCCGCCGTGCGGATGGCGTAGTCCGCCTGGTTGCGGCTGCTCACTTGGCCCACCAGGTAGGCCTTGGAGTCAATGACGTGGGCCGACAGGCGAATATCGTTCAGAGTGAACCGCTCGCGCAGACGGCGTTCCAACTGGGTGTCGCGGACGACGCTCAGCCCGCCGCCCTCCACCTTGTCGCGCGGCAGGTAGTCGTCGGCCATGACCATGGCGTCGTATCCGGTCATGGCTCCGCCCGCCACCTGCACTGCTGGGTAGAGTGCGCACCCGGCGAGGAGTGCGGAAAGGATGACGGCCAATGCCGTCTTGCACACGTTTTCGGACATCATTGACTAGAGACTATAGTGGAATGTCTAGAACTTGTCTAATACTATCGAAGTGATCATCCTTTGACGGCCAGGACATGGACGAGCCCCGCGATGGACTGTCGGTCCACGACGTGGAATTCGGGCAGCCGGTCCCTGACGTCCTCCCAGCGGCTGGCGCGGATGACCAGAACGGCCTTGTCGTGCTTGGCCATTTCCTCGATGAGTTTCGAATAGTTGTCGTATTCTGGATAGTCGTGCCCGGCGTACCATGTGTAGATGCCGGAGTAGACACGAGCCGCGAAGGGCGCGTAGCCGCGTTCGATGTAGTCCTTGAGGATCAGGGCCTGGCGCCGGGGGCTCATGGCGTCGTCCAGGGAGGGGACGGCCAGCAATCCCACCGGGTATATCCAGAGGATCATGGACAGGGCGCAGGTCAGGAGCGCGGTGCGGAACCCCTTGGCGCGGACCATGACGACGGCCCCCCCGCCGAGGAGCAGCACGGCCGCGCAGAGGCCCATGCCATGCACGGGTACCGGGACCGGGATGAGGTCGCCGACCAGCAGCAGGGTTGCGCCGATGACGATCCACAGACCGCCCACCAGCGTCCACAGCCGCCGGGCGCGGGTTTCGTTCATGGTTCGCAGGGCGTCGGCGATGAGGACGGCCAGGGGCGGGAACATGGGCAGAACGTAAATGAAGACCTTGCCGGACAGGCTCGAAAGGAAGGCGAAGGTGGCCGCGAACATGATCCAGAGCAGGGTTTTGGGCCCGGCCTGACGGCGATTGCCCCACAGGTCGCCCCAGAAAAACGGGGAGAGGAGTTTTTGCACCGGGGCCGCGAACACGGCCAGGCTCCACGGCAGCCAGGCCAGGGGGAAGGCCGCGAAATACCACCAGAACGGCTCCCGATGGTGGAAGGTGTGCGTGGCCCGCTCCAGGATCTGCTTGCCGAGCACGGTGTTGATCAGGAAATTCGGGCCTTCGGCCACGATCACGCCGGCCACCCAGGCGGCGAGCATGCCGAGCATGACCAGCAGCCCCAGTCCCGTGCGCCGGGAAAAAAGGCGTTTGATTTCGCCCTTGAAGAGCAGGAACAGGGCGATGTTGATCAGGGGGAAGAGGAAACCGAGGGGCCCCTTGACCAGGGTGGCGGCCCCGGCCAGGGCGAATCCCCAGACCGGCCACCAGCCCTCCGTCTTGTCGGTGTAGGCCCGATAGAAGGCGGCGTGGCTCAGGATGATCAGGGCCGCGAACAGCAGGTCCATGCGCGAGTAGTGCAGCAGGGCCGCGACCATGAAGGAGGAGATCAGGATCAGGGAGGAGGCCAGGGACGTGGTGCGGTCGAACTTGAGGGTCCGGGCCAGGGTGTGGGCCGCGAACAGGAAGAACAGGCCGGAGCACGCCGCGCCCGCGAAGAAGACCGCCGGCGGGTCGAGCGGGGTCAGCTTGTCGATTAGCCAGAGAAACCAGAAATAGACCGGCGGTTTGTCCGGGTAGGCCTGGCCGTTCAGGGCCAGGACCATCCATTTTCCGCCCTCGGCCAGATTCCGGTAGGCGTCGGCGTAGCGGACCTCATCCGAGAACCACAGGGCGCGGTTGTTCAAGGTGAACCAGGTCTGAGCCAATACGGCCACGGTCATGGTCAGCCAAGGGTGATTTTCCAGGCGGGTCCAAAGGGTGCGGAGGGCGGTCATGTCATGATCTCCTGAAAAGCGAGGACTCGGCGATGATCACGGCGGCGAAGCCGCCCACGCTGCCGAGCAGCCAGCCGAAAAAGACGTCCGAAGGGTGATGCCAGCCGAGGTATACGCGCGAAAAGCCCACCAGGCCGAGGAACAGTCCGAGCAGCAGGCTGACGGCGAAGCGCCGGGCGCGCAGGGCCAGGGGCAGGGTCCAGCCGGTGATTTCAGTGGTGTGCCCCGAAGGCAGGGCTTCCTGGGCGGCGCGGCCGGACAGCGGCTCGTACCAGTTGCCCTGACCGGGCCGGGGCCTGCCGATGAGATATTTGGTGAAGTGCAAGGCCAGTCCCGCCACCACTCCCTGGACCACCAGCAGGACGAGGACGAAGCGCAGCCGTTCGCGGTTGCCGGATCGCCAGGAGGCCAGGAGCATGCCCGCATAGAAGAGATAGAACAGGGGATTGCACCAGTCGGTGACGATCGTTAGGAACACCTTGAGCCCGGTGTGGGCCGCGCGGTGGTCCTTGAAGAACAGGGCGACCGCCCGCTCGTTGTCGAATCCGAACCAGAGCAGGGCCAGAACGACAAGCAGGGGCGCGGAGTAGAGCGCCCAATGTTTCAGGGAAGTGCAACGCATGCGGGTTTATAAGCCATCGGGAGAGCCCAGGCAAGCCGGGGCGCGGCGCGTCTCAGGACTCGCCGTCTCCATTGGCGGGATAAGGTTCGTGGGTGTAGCGGGCCCAGATCTCGGGGGTCGCCTTCAGTTCCTTGAGGATGTCGGTCAGGGCCTTGCCTTCCTGTTTCCAGTACTTGTCGGCGTTGTCCGAACATTCGAAAGGGATGACCAAGGTGCCGTCCTCGGTCAGGAAAGGTTTCTTTTCGTCCATGGCGGGGGACTATTTCACGGAACCGAGGCAAAGACAAGTGCCGGTTGTTCCGGGTGAATCGGCCGTGCCGACGGGATGTTGACGCCCCGCGCCCGGGATCAGGCCACGGCCTGCTCGTCCTGCGACAGGCAGACTTTGCGGTCGATCTCGCGGACTTTTTTCAAGACGTTTTTGGCGATGCGCTTGAACTCGCCCAGGTCTTTGGCCTCGTAGGCGAATTTGGCCCGGGTCAATCCGGCCAGGTCGATGATCTCGTTGAACAGATACGGGGAATAGAGCGGGTCCTGCTTGACGAACTGCTCCATCCGGCTCAGGGCCGCGTGGACGTCCTGCTGGTTGGCCTTGATGTTTCGGAACAACTTGCCGAGGTGTTTTTCCAGGTTGTGCATGGAGGTGGTCCACATGGGGGAGCGGGGCTCCATGCGCAGGGGCGGGACGTTGCGCCGACAAGCCGCGAGATCCCGCAGGAATCCCTCCACCGCGCCGGGAGCCGAGGCCAGGATGCCCTTGCCGTAGGCCGTGTCCACGTCCACCACTTTGGTGCCCTCGATGGGCACGCCGCCGCCGTAGAGGTTGAAGACGGGGAATTCGGACTGCTTGAGGTCCGCTTCCAGCTCTCGTTTGGCGGTCATGTACTGGACCGTGGTCAGGATTTCCTCGCCGTCCATGTTGCGCGTGGTCTGATGCCAGGGATGCCGTTTCTGCGAGGTGGTGAGGTTGTGGTGTCCGCCCGAATGGGACTTTCCGTTGATCCAGGCGTAGTCCTGCCCGGCCAGAAGCAAGTGGGAGACCCCGCAGTAGCGCAGGAAGCGCGACAGGGTGACCGAGACGTTGCCGCCCGCGTCCAGGACCAGGTCCCGCTCCTTGAGCACATAGGTGCCCACGCCGCCCACGGTCCACATGGGCAGGGTCGGTCCGGGGTAGCGCTTGAGGATCATGGGGTCGATCTTGGTGGAGTAGATCAGGGGCACGTCCTGGACGAAGTCGGGGTCCAGCCGTTCGAAGACCTTGAGCATGGACTTGTCGTAGTCGATGGCCGCGCACAGGTGCGGTTTGATGCCGAGCGTCTGAAGGGACGGAATGGTCTGGAGGGCGCAGGTGTAGAGCACGTGGCCCATTTTCTCCTTGAGCAGCGGCGCCATGGTTTCCAGCGACGGGCCCGCGCCGAGGATGACCGCGCCCACGCCTGCGGCCTTGCCCGCCACGGACTTGAGGCTGCCGTCGCGCATGGCCTTGGCGAAGTTGTCGATTTCGTTCTTGACCATGACGTCCTGGCGGTGGCGCAGGGTGGACAGCTCCAGGGAGAAGTTTTCGAGCTTGTTCTTCAGCCAG from Desulfovibrio sp. Huiquan2017 encodes:
- a CDS encoding phosphatase PAP2 family protein, whose translation is MRCTSLKHWALYSAPLLVVLALLWFGFDNERAVALFFKDHRAAHTGLKVFLTIVTDWCNPLFYLFYAGMLLASWRSGNRERLRFVLVLLVVQGVVAGLALHFTKYLIGRPRPGQGNWYEPLSGRAAQEALPSGHTTEITGWTLPLALRARRFAVSLLLGLFLGLVGFSRVYLGWHHPSDVFFGWLLGSVGGFAAVIIAESSLFRRS
- a CDS encoding 6-hydroxymethylpterin diphosphokinase MptE-like protein, with protein sequence MNPYPFLKDNIEYLQRTGNPIFQWLSTRPFNEDKLKTRLFVNHGGLLDWKMDNDQGLLASLPPQGLYGNWIHPDKAESSATFVVGCNLGYGINHVLSNTPDTHKVMLLEPRSEMLLACLGQTDYRPFFECKKFHLLVPDERFLSEVIRNLDLQFIYGQIHLKRDIPSSQLGPEYAQWSTWLKNKLENFSLELSTLRHRQDVMVKNEIDNFAKAMRDGSLKSVAGKAAGVGAVILGAGPSLETMAPLLKEKMGHVLYTCALQTIPSLQTLGIKPHLCAAIDYDKSMLKVFERLDPDFVQDVPLIYSTKIDPMILKRYPGPTLPMWTVGGVGTYVLKERDLVLDAGGNVSVTLSRFLRYCGVSHLLLAGQDYAWINGKSHSGGHHNLTTSQKRHPWHQTTRNMDGEEILTTVQYMTAKRELEADLKQSEFPVFNLYGGGVPIEGTKVVDVDTAYGKGILASAPGAVEGFLRDLAACRRNVPPLRMEPRSPMWTTSMHNLEKHLGKLFRNIKANQQDVHAALSRMEQFVKQDPLYSPYLFNEIIDLAGLTRAKFAYEAKDLGEFKRIAKNVLKKVREIDRKVCLSQDEQAVA
- a CDS encoding Gfo/Idh/MocA family oxidoreductase, producing MLKVGVVGLGRMGGIHLRNYTEMPGVEVVGVVDVDAKAREAVAARFGVRTFATLDELLAFEPDAVSVCVPTFLHHEAGMRLLDRGVSAIIEKPLAATAAEGADLVAKAREKGATLMVGHVERFNPAVERVKSLLGDDVISVHIERVSPYPVRIQDVGVIKDLGSHDIDLIRYLTGSDFKSVHAVASATFGEHEDSAVITAEMENGILAQITTNWVTPFRGRRISVACKSRFVAADLIAQSVTEYSPFSETEKTYSVREWPVVAREPIKAELIAFLDALRNNTPAPITGEDGLEVLKTFERIFDGLNK
- a CDS encoding BON domain-containing protein is translated as MCKTALAVILSALLAGCALYPAVQVAGGAMTGYDAMVMADDYLPRDKVEGGGLSVVRDTQLERRLRERFTLNDIRLSAHVIDSKAYLVGQVSSRNQADYAIRTAATVEGIRTITCKFYPVPPARQAASDAARDELLHKELAERFDETKRLEGTDLRVEVIRRHAILIGRTTDYSQKTAALAIASEVNGLAEVVDYISVNQPEDGTPPAMPVPVASK
- a CDS encoding glycosyltransferase family 2 protein; this translates as MNRFAFPHILPPCAPVEPAFSRHFSGWQLGMGLPEALAGLLPGLFILSEKHPGCRSAAVGMALWGMQAHPLDPKLARWAVKAVNLGLKADPTLARLMVLSADLGRPEEGEATEVWYDLARQDDRGLILRFLAVVLGDPAKGLGWLHFIWRDLLHLDRPEIAMAALDMVKWTGPTLPLRARFEADRAFHCLPPEEALPVIEALDPNLWGLWRAYAGGETLLRLGRTGEAKGALAGLWQAIPWHVNLTLKLHDIFRPAPVAAPEACGEAAVLVYSWNKADLLAATLDSLYASDLGPARIFALNNGSTDHTDRVLASAVRRFGADRLLVETLPVNVGAPAARNWLLSLPEVRRAKWAAFLDDDVVLPPDWLRRLLGPVEGRDDIGAVGCRITGAVPPHGLQSADYNLFPSPPPAPEPDTLPNRVQVYDNCAGSPDSGLFTYTRPCLSVSGCCHLVSIASIARTGGFDLRYTPSQFDDLDRDLRAGLDGTPALYVGSLAVRHVQHSSLAKSKTARQIGLIMGNKLKLDTKYSDAELIRLGRENSALLWADLECKARFLADRLGLTARS
- a CDS encoding glycosyltransferase family 39 protein yields the protein MTALRTLWTRLENHPWLTMTVAVLAQTWFTLNNRALWFSDEVRYADAYRNLAEGGKWMVLALNGQAYPDKPPVYFWFLWLIDKLTPLDPPAVFFAGAACSGLFFLFAAHTLARTLKFDRTTSLASSLILISSFMVAALLHYSRMDLLFAALIILSHAAFYRAYTDKTEGWWPVWGFALAGAATLVKGPLGFLFPLINIALFLLFKGEIKRLFSRRTGLGLLVMLGMLAAWVAGVIVAEGPNFLINTVLGKQILERATHTFHHREPFWWYFAAFPLAWLPWSLAVFAAPVQKLLSPFFWGDLWGNRRQAGPKTLLWIMFAATFAFLSSLSGKVFIYVLPMFPPLAVLIADALRTMNETRARRLWTLVGGLWIVIGATLLLVGDLIPVPVPVHGMGLCAAVLLLGGGAVVMVRAKGFRTALLTCALSMILWIYPVGLLAVPSLDDAMSPRRQALILKDYIERGYAPFAARVYSGIYTWYAGHDYPEYDNYSKLIEEMAKHDKAVLVIRASRWEDVRDRLPEFHVVDRQSIAGLVHVLAVKG
- the lpxB gene encoding lipid-A-disaccharide synthase: MYKGNPSGPIWFSVGEASGDLHGAELMKAFRALAPDVSFTGMGGPAMEQEGLTTRHSMREISLVGITEILGGLPRILKLLGTIKNELAAIRPRAIVLVDCPEFNFRIARMAKKLGIPVYYYISPQVWAWRSGRATFLREFVRKVICILPFEQDFYAGYGMDVAYVGHPLMDVLPLDRLDEMPVRDNRIGLLPGSRTKEVSALLPVFADAARQLAGAHPDLEYVLVRAPGLDESLLRSLWPEDIPVSFVSPDERYETFRSCRFIMAASGTVTLETALIGTPVLVAYKVSPLSELIARMLVNVQYISLPNLILGREIYPEFIGKKASAENLARTARTWLDDATAYDEIKNGLKVLRTMVGDPGAPGRAAQIILDDLKVAAGPTG